A stretch of Gemmatimonadaceae bacterium DNA encodes these proteins:
- a CDS encoding ATP-binding cassette domain-containing protein, with protein sequence MSTSAIEIQGIVKRYDHHVAVRSLSLTVPRGAVYGLLGPNGAGKTTTIRMMLNIIAPDEGTIRVLGVPHDDPSLVDRVGYLPEERGLYRKMQVRRVLRFLGELKGLGGKELDRRIDMWLERLSLKTATEDWGASKVDELSRGMQQKVQFIGALLHDPELVILDEPFSGLDPINAQALKDTVVDLKKRGRTVIFSTHIMDNAERMCDSVCIIANGEKVLDGGVAEVREAHGARMIALGLDGAPSAAVEAVLRDPRLVARVDDSNRYLELEMAAGAKAPEVLSALVAAGASIERFELVRPSLHRIFLEKVGATHVDAGMSGHG encoded by the coding sequence ATGTCCACTTCCGCCATCGAAATACAGGGGATCGTCAAGCGCTACGACCATCATGTCGCCGTGCGATCCCTGTCGCTCACCGTGCCGCGCGGCGCCGTCTATGGCCTGCTGGGTCCCAACGGAGCCGGCAAGACCACGACCATCCGGATGATGCTCAACATCATCGCACCCGATGAGGGCACCATTCGCGTGCTGGGTGTTCCGCACGACGACCCGTCGCTGGTCGATCGCGTGGGCTACCTCCCCGAGGAACGCGGACTCTATCGCAAGATGCAGGTACGCCGCGTGCTCAGGTTTCTTGGCGAACTGAAGGGACTGGGCGGCAAGGAACTCGATCGACGCATCGACATGTGGCTGGAACGCCTCTCGCTGAAGACGGCCACGGAAGACTGGGGTGCCAGCAAGGTCGATGAACTCTCCCGCGGCATGCAGCAGAAAGTGCAGTTCATCGGTGCCCTGCTCCACGACCCGGAGCTGGTGATTCTGGACGAACCGTTCTCCGGACTCGATCCGATCAATGCGCAGGCACTCAAGGACACGGTTGTGGACCTCAAGAAGCGCGGCCGCACGGTGATTTTCAGCACGCACATCATGGACAACGCCGAACGCATGTGCGATTCGGTGTGCATCATCGCCAACGGCGAAAAGGTGCTGGACGGCGGTGTGGCGGAAGTGCGCGAGGCGCACGGTGCGCGCATGATTGCCTTGGGGTTGGACGGCGCGCCGTCCGCTGCGGTCGAGGCGGTTCTGCGCGATCCGCGTTTGGTTGCGCGCGTGGACGACTCCAATCGGTATCTGGAGCTGGAGATGGCGGCGGGCGCCAAGGCACCTGAGGTGCTGAGCGCGCTGGTCGCGGCCGGTGCGTCCATCGAACGATTCGAACTGGTACGTCCTTCACTGCACAGGATTTTCCTGGAGAAGGTCGGTGCCACTCACGTTGACGCGGGGATGAGCGGCCATGGGTAA
- a CDS encoding putative sulfate/molybdate transporter yields the protein MSVPSLEMPHSVAERSLPALQFNRREFAGAFGDLGTDLPLLVGVVVATGMDPTTTFVMFGLLQVLSGLAYRLPMPVQPLKAMAAIAISTKLAPPLLAAGGLIVGVVMLVLANSGALEWIARTVPKAVVRGIQVGLGLQLGTLALTRFIPADGQRGLMLAAAAVVIVLALRDNHKVPAALVVIGLGLVYAAFQWPSAVALPFGFRWPQLPARWPTGNEFARASLLLALPQLALSLGNSVLATRQVVGDLFPDRAPLTVRRIGTTYAMMNLVAAPLGGLPVCHGSGGMVGHYAFGARTGGSVVIYGAFLLLAGLFLLGDPAAFQRLFPGPILGVLLLVEAVSILLLVRDMLPQRWAFALAVACGVTAAFAPYGYAVALVAGTVVWHLAARRRRAE from the coding sequence ATGTCCGTTCCGTCACTCGAGATGCCCCATAGCGTCGCCGAACGCAGCCTGCCGGCGCTCCAGTTCAATCGACGCGAGTTTGCCGGCGCCTTCGGTGATCTGGGGACGGACCTGCCATTGCTGGTGGGGGTGGTGGTGGCGACGGGGATGGATCCCACCACGACCTTCGTGATGTTTGGCCTGCTGCAGGTGTTGTCCGGACTCGCCTATCGATTGCCCATGCCGGTGCAGCCACTCAAGGCCATGGCGGCGATTGCCATCAGCACCAAGCTCGCGCCACCGTTGCTGGCGGCGGGCGGGCTGATTGTCGGCGTGGTGATGCTGGTGCTCGCCAACAGCGGGGCGCTGGAATGGATTGCCCGCACCGTCCCCAAGGCGGTGGTGCGCGGCATTCAGGTGGGACTGGGTCTGCAGCTTGGTACGTTGGCGCTGACGCGGTTCATTCCGGCAGACGGCCAGCGCGGCCTGATGTTGGCGGCGGCTGCCGTGGTGATCGTGCTGGCGCTTCGAGACAATCACAAGGTGCCGGCCGCTCTTGTGGTGATTGGCCTGGGATTGGTTTATGCGGCCTTTCAGTGGCCAAGCGCGGTGGCGTTGCCGTTCGGGTTCCGGTGGCCACAACTGCCCGCACGATGGCCCACGGGCAACGAGTTCGCCCGTGCGTCGCTGCTGTTGGCGTTGCCACAGCTGGCGCTCTCCCTGGGGAATTCCGTACTGGCCACGCGGCAGGTGGTGGGGGATCTCTTTCCCGACCGTGCACCACTCACGGTCCGACGTATCGGCACCACCTATGCCATGATGAATCTGGTGGCCGCACCCCTTGGCGGACTCCCGGTATGTCACGGCTCGGGAGGGATGGTGGGGCACTATGCGTTCGGCGCGCGTACCGGTGGCAGCGTCGTGATCTACGGCGCCTTCCTGCTGCTGGCCGGACTGTTTCTGCTGGGCGACCCGGCCGCGTTTCAACGGCTGTTTCCGGGGCCGATCCTCGGCGTGTTGTTGCTGGTGGAAGCGGTGTCCATTCTGCTGCTGGTGCGCGATATGTTGCCGCAACGGTGGGCGTTTGCCCTGGCGGTGGCCTGCGGCGTGACGGCGGCGTTTGCGCCGTATGGCTATGCGGTGGCGCTGGTTGCTGGAACCGTCGTGTGGCATCTCGCTGCGCGTCGCCGACGGGCCGAGTAG
- a CDS encoding NAD(P)-binding protein, producing the protein MKTGDGRRETGDVPPDGLPTTACAGSDSPTGCLPSAVSCLPAYTRREFLAALIAAPAAPALIGLARKSGPAITGGFVDDNSALGHALRDGTLSTRAREQRRVSVAIVGGGMGGLSAGWRLDGLGMRDWLLLELADTPGGNARSGRNDAGRYPWGAHYLPVPGPQATLVRQLMRELGVLDANGEWDERTLCHSPQERLFQHGRWHEGLEPLDALSADERAQFARLAETIAEWRASGVFSVPTALGHERLASGRVPRAVADRARALDAQTADAWLREQGFTSPALRWWVEYGMRDDYGASLTQASAWAAVHYSAAREPDEQGPLTWPEGNDWIARQLAARAGERIVTRAPAVQLERKGTQWVVHTPLVDVTCDAVIWAAPLLVLPKVLPSVTLPVTTDYAPWVVANLTLKRPPAEQGAPPAWDNVIYGSPSLGYVDAGHQSLATRPDGRVWTWYHAVVDRPSADGRKWMQDRSWSAWRDQILSDLSRAHADITECVAHIDIMRWGHAMARPVPGLMARVERLRRWAPAPQLVVAHADLSSLSLFEEAQWHGVEAADRVVGMLGSARGRLPRD; encoded by the coding sequence ATGAAGACGGGAGACGGGAGACGGGAGACGGGAGACGTCCCGCCGGACGGGTTGCCGACGACCGCTTGTGCTGGCAGTGACTCTCCGACTGGGTGTCTTCCGTCTGCCGTCTCCTGTCTCCCGGCTTACACTCGCCGTGAGTTTCTGGCGGCGCTGATCGCTGCTCCCGCCGCTCCCGCCCTCATTGGACTCGCGCGAAAGAGCGGTCCCGCCATCACCGGTGGATTCGTCGACGACAACAGCGCGCTTGGTCACGCGTTGCGGGATGGGACGCTGTCGACACGAGCCCGTGAGCAGCGTCGCGTGTCGGTGGCCATTGTTGGCGGCGGAATGGGCGGCCTGTCGGCGGGTTGGCGGCTGGATGGACTCGGGATGCGCGACTGGCTGTTGCTGGAACTTGCCGACACGCCGGGCGGCAATGCGCGATCGGGACGGAACGACGCTGGACGATATCCGTGGGGCGCACATTATCTCCCGGTGCCCGGGCCGCAGGCGACGCTCGTGCGTCAACTGATGCGCGAACTTGGTGTCCTCGATGCCAACGGGGAATGGGACGAACGCACGCTCTGTCATTCGCCGCAGGAACGCCTGTTCCAGCACGGCCGGTGGCATGAGGGACTGGAGCCGCTGGACGCGCTGTCCGCTGATGAACGCGCGCAATTCGCGCGTTTGGCTGAGACCATCGCCGAATGGCGCGCAAGCGGTGTCTTCAGTGTGCCCACAGCGCTGGGGCACGAACGCCTCGCCAGCGGACGTGTGCCACGGGCAGTTGCCGATAGGGCCCGCGCGCTGGACGCCCAAACTGCCGATGCCTGGCTGCGCGAACAGGGCTTCACATCGCCGGCGCTTCGGTGGTGGGTGGAGTACGGCATGCGCGACGACTATGGTGCGTCACTCACGCAGGCGAGTGCCTGGGCGGCGGTCCATTACTCCGCAGCGCGGGAGCCGGACGAGCAGGGGCCGCTGACGTGGCCGGAAGGCAACGACTGGATCGCACGACAACTGGCGGCACGCGCGGGTGAGCGCATCGTGACTCGCGCACCGGCCGTGCAGCTGGAGCGGAAAGGAACACAGTGGGTGGTGCACACGCCGCTGGTCGACGTCACGTGTGACGCGGTCATCTGGGCCGCCCCGCTCTTGGTGCTCCCAAAGGTGCTTCCCTCGGTCACCTTGCCGGTGACCACCGACTATGCGCCCTGGGTCGTGGCCAACCTGACGCTGAAGCGCCCACCGGCTGAGCAGGGCGCGCCACCCGCGTGGGACAACGTCATCTACGGGAGCCCGTCGTTGGGCTACGTTGATGCGGGGCACCAGTCACTGGCGACCCGGCCGGATGGCCGTGTCTGGACGTGGTATCATGCCGTGGTCGACCGCCCATCGGCCGATGGGCGAAAGTGGATGCAGGACCGGTCGTGGAGCGCGTGGAGAGATCAGATTCTGTCTGATCTGTCGCGTGCGCACGCCGATATCACCGAGTGCGTCGCGCATATCGACATCATGCGATGGGGACATGCCATGGCGCGTCCGGTACCTGGACTCATGGCGCGTGTCGAGCGGCTTCGTCGATGGGCACCCGCGCCGCAGTTGGTGGTGGCCCATGCCGATTTGAGCAGTCTCAGTTTGTTTGAGGAGGCGCAGTGGCACGGTGTGGAGGCTGCCGACAGGGTGGTCGGCATGTTGGGAAGCGCACGCGGCCGTTTGCCGCGAGACTGA
- a CDS encoding ABC transporter permease yields MGKLMAVIRREYVERIRSRWFLIATVFGPVFFGALMFLPALIASRDKGAADSSHIVIIDATGAGLGERVSARLAGGISGGGGATPRVIVVPADSIAPAEALATGEVMREAVKGYLILDSLSLAGRKARYAGSNTTALFDMQKLERAVQHEVLALRMQTLGIDPDVGRQLTEINMNVATERLTKQGRGGSGQLNIFFGLAVAMLLYMTIFIYGLNVLRGVLEEKQTRVAEVVISSVSASKLLAGKVLGVGGVGLTQLLLWLSMSFMMYKVRAPILAKFGAASAPITLPNMSWGTGAILVAFFVLGFMLYAGLFAGVGATVNSEQEAQQAQMPVVLLLVSSIMFAQNILLQPDSTLSRVLSMLPFSAPIVMPLRMTVAPVANSEIAIALLSVALGAWAAVWLASRIYRVGLLMYGKRPSIGEVLRWVKQR; encoded by the coding sequence ATGGGTAAGCTGATGGCGGTCATCCGCCGCGAGTATGTCGAGCGCATCCGCAGCCGGTGGTTCCTGATTGCGACGGTGTTCGGACCGGTGTTCTTTGGCGCGCTGATGTTCCTGCCGGCCCTCATCGCGTCACGCGACAAGGGGGCGGCGGACTCCTCGCACATTGTGATCATCGATGCGACCGGTGCCGGGTTGGGCGAACGCGTGTCAGCGCGACTCGCCGGGGGCATCAGCGGCGGTGGCGGCGCCACGCCGCGCGTCATCGTCGTCCCTGCCGACAGCATCGCACCGGCCGAAGCGCTTGCCACCGGCGAGGTGATGCGCGAAGCGGTAAAGGGTTACCTCATTCTCGACTCGTTGTCGCTGGCCGGACGGAAGGCACGGTACGCGGGCAGCAATACCACGGCGCTGTTCGACATGCAGAAGCTCGAACGCGCCGTGCAGCACGAAGTGCTGGCGCTTCGCATGCAGACACTGGGCATCGACCCGGACGTCGGTCGGCAGCTGACGGAAATCAACATGAACGTGGCCACTGAACGGCTCACCAAGCAGGGCCGTGGCGGTTCAGGTCAGTTGAATATCTTCTTTGGTCTTGCCGTGGCCATGCTGCTGTACATGACGATCTTCATTTACGGCCTCAACGTCCTGCGCGGTGTGCTGGAGGAGAAGCAGACACGGGTGGCCGAGGTGGTCATCTCCAGCGTTTCGGCCTCCAAACTGCTGGCCGGCAAGGTGCTCGGTGTGGGCGGCGTCGGGCTGACACAACTGCTGCTGTGGTTGTCCATGAGCTTCATGATGTACAAGGTCCGCGCCCCGATTCTCGCCAAGTTTGGCGCGGCCTCCGCGCCCATCACGTTGCCCAACATGTCCTGGGGCACCGGGGCGATTCTCGTCGCGTTCTTTGTGCTGGGATTCATGCTGTACGCCGGACTGTTCGCGGGCGTCGGCGCCACGGTCAACAGCGAGCAGGAAGCGCAGCAGGCGCAAATGCCCGTCGTGCTGCTGCTGGTCAGCAGCATCATGTTTGCCCAGAACATCCTGCTACAGCCCGACAGCACCCTGTCGCGCGTGCTGAGCATGCTGCCGTTCAGCGCGCCCATCGTGATGCCGCTGCGCATGACGGTCGCCCCCGTGGCCAACAGCGAAATCGCCATCGCGCTGCTCTCGGTGGCACTGGGCGCGTGGGCCGCCGTGTGGCTGGCGTCGCGCATCTATCGCGTGGGGCTGCTTATGTATGGCAAGCGCCCCAGCATTGGGGAAGTGCTGCGCTGGGTGAAGCAGCGCTGA
- a CDS encoding serine/threonine protein kinase produces MEEPTNNVADPTADALRRAVEGQFRLDREIGRGGMGIVYCAFDVQLAREVAIKTLPPHLAADAQVRTRFLREARTAAQLSHPNIVPIYSAAERDGVVYFSMGFVDGESLAERVARQGPLSPADLVPLLDQLAAALGFAHAHGVVHRDVKAENVLLDRKTGRAMVTDFGIARVAETQPLTATGTVLGTVHYMSPEQVTGDALDGRSDLYSLGVLAFFALTGRFPLERPTASAVVVAHVNSPPWRLHDVLLHCPPELDALVAKLLAKAPGDRYPDAEALRRALREMTSGPPPLPRKVEYTTPGATRGTDVVFSSTEAQQVWSRAAELQANTGMITPPPVFTPRSHEEQVTRGYDAAVVKASAIDAGIDEKYVARALVEKAHAQRVSLAEVTPGELMQKKPNFFLGARTKLEYTAAFEGELAGDDFEEIAEEVRRALGEMVTVSAVGRSLTINTTHAGGRQMGSVRALQLHLTSRNGRTQVRVYEDLGNTAGQWFAGLGIGLGTGVSAMVGGLAANATHSPPVVIGAVVLWIGTVYSTCRAIFGRTVRKRDTQLRDILRRVIARAEQILEEKAGPKRLERPLVQDGRRETGDGRHPV; encoded by the coding sequence ATGGAAGAGCCAACGAACAACGTCGCTGATCCAACGGCCGACGCACTGCGTCGTGCCGTCGAGGGGCAATTCCGACTCGATCGGGAAATCGGCCGCGGCGGTATGGGCATCGTGTATTGCGCGTTCGATGTGCAATTGGCGCGCGAAGTGGCGATCAAGACGCTGCCGCCGCATCTCGCGGCCGATGCGCAGGTGCGCACCCGCTTCCTGCGCGAGGCCCGCACGGCGGCGCAATTGTCCCATCCGAACATCGTCCCCATCTACTCGGCCGCCGAGCGCGATGGCGTGGTGTATTTCTCGATGGGATTCGTGGACGGCGAGTCGCTGGCCGAACGCGTTGCGCGACAGGGTCCGTTGTCACCGGCGGATCTGGTACCGCTGCTGGATCAGCTGGCGGCGGCCCTGGGGTTCGCGCATGCGCACGGAGTGGTTCATCGCGACGTCAAGGCGGAGAACGTGCTGCTCGATCGGAAGACCGGGCGCGCTATGGTCACCGACTTCGGGATTGCACGCGTGGCGGAAACACAGCCGCTGACGGCGACGGGCACCGTGCTGGGCACCGTGCACTACATGAGCCCTGAGCAGGTCACCGGTGATGCGCTCGACGGCCGCAGTGACCTGTACTCCCTTGGTGTCCTCGCGTTCTTCGCGCTCACTGGCCGCTTCCCCCTTGAGCGCCCGACAGCGTCGGCCGTGGTGGTGGCGCACGTGAATTCGCCGCCCTGGCGTCTGCACGATGTGCTGTTGCATTGCCCGCCGGAACTGGATGCCCTGGTGGCGAAATTGTTGGCCAAGGCGCCCGGCGACCGATATCCAGACGCCGAGGCACTGCGGCGCGCGCTGCGTGAGATGACATCGGGACCGCCGCCGTTGCCGCGAAAGGTCGAGTACACCACGCCCGGGGCGACGCGCGGTACGGATGTCGTATTTTCCAGTACGGAAGCACAGCAAGTCTGGTCGCGGGCTGCCGAGCTGCAGGCGAACACCGGGATGATCACGCCGCCGCCGGTGTTCACGCCGCGCAGTCACGAAGAACAGGTGACGCGGGGGTACGATGCGGCCGTGGTGAAGGCGTCGGCCATTGACGCGGGTATTGATGAGAAATACGTGGCACGGGCACTGGTGGAAAAGGCGCACGCCCAGCGCGTGTCACTGGCCGAAGTGACGCCCGGTGAACTGATGCAGAAGAAACCCAACTTCTTTCTCGGGGCGCGCACCAAACTGGAGTACACCGCCGCGTTCGAAGGGGAATTGGCTGGCGACGACTTTGAAGAGATCGCCGAGGAAGTTCGTCGTGCGCTGGGCGAGATGGTCACGGTGAGTGCCGTCGGGCGCTCGCTGACCATCAACACCACCCACGCCGGCGGGCGGCAGATGGGCTCCGTGCGTGCGCTGCAATTGCATCTCACGTCACGCAATGGACGCACGCAGGTGCGTGTCTACGAAGATCTCGGGAACACCGCAGGCCAGTGGTTTGCCGGCTTGGGGATTGGCCTGGGTACGGGTGTGAGCGCGATGGTGGGCGGGCTGGCCGCGAATGCCACGCACAGTCCGCCGGTGGTCATTGGCGCGGTCGTGCTGTGGATTGGGACGGTGTACAGCACGTGTCGAGCGATCTTCGGGCGCACAGTGCGGAAGCGCGACACGCAGCTGCGGGATATTCTGCGACGCGTCATTGCGCGCGCGGAGCAGATCCTGGAGGAGAAAGCGGGGCCGAAACGGTTGGAGCGGCCGCTGGTGCAAGACGGGAGACGGGAGACGGGAGACGGGAGACATCCGGTCTGA